In a single window of the Elaeis guineensis isolate ETL-2024a chromosome 8, EG11, whole genome shotgun sequence genome:
- the LOC105050522 gene encoding uncharacterized protein isoform X2, giving the protein MASLLREYVGVVVGVVVLIAAECGGGGIGRCEAAGGADHVVGGDQGWDAASDVAAWSTDRVFRVGDNIWFTYSASRESIIRLGSKEEFESCELSNPIKMYTSGLDRVVPQVEAGGRGKQVMNAQELAAGPEPSGSTYITSSTLVLIGFALLCFVVL; this is encoded by the exons atggcTAGCTTGTTAAGGGAATATGTTGGTGTTGTTGTTGGAGTGGTAGTACTAATAGCTGCAGAGTGTGGAGGGGGAGGGATAGGAAGATGTGAGGCAGCAGGAGGGGCAGACCATGTTGTTGGAGGTGATCAAGGGTGGGATGCTGCTTCTGATGTGGCTGCCTGGTCCACTGACAGGGTCTTCAGGGTTGGAGACAACATCT GGTTCACTTACTCTGCATCTCGGGAGAGCATCATCCGGCTAGGGAGCAAGGAAGAATTTGAGTCTTGTGAGCTCAGCAACCCAATCAAGATGTACACCAGCGGGCTCGACCGG GTGGTGCCCCAGGTCGAAGCTGGCGGGCGAGGCAAACAGGTCATGAATGCACAAGAATTGGCAGCAGGGCCCGAGCCATCTGGCTCGACCTATATTACATCATCGACTTTGGTGTTGATTGGGTTTGCTCTACTTTGTTTTGTGGTCCTCTAA
- the LOC105050522 gene encoding mavicyanin isoform X1 codes for MASLLREYVGVVVGVVVLIAAECGGGGIGRCEAAGGADHVVGGDQGWDAASDVAAWSTDRVFRVGDNIWFTYSASRESIIRLGSKEEFESCELSNPIKMYTSGLDRVRLDGAGALYFSSGKLENCQNGLKLHVQVVPQVEAGGRGKQVMNAQELAAGPEPSGSTYITSSTLVLIGFALLCFVVL; via the exons atggcTAGCTTGTTAAGGGAATATGTTGGTGTTGTTGTTGGAGTGGTAGTACTAATAGCTGCAGAGTGTGGAGGGGGAGGGATAGGAAGATGTGAGGCAGCAGGAGGGGCAGACCATGTTGTTGGAGGTGATCAAGGGTGGGATGCTGCTTCTGATGTGGCTGCCTGGTCCACTGACAGGGTCTTCAGGGTTGGAGACAACATCT GGTTCACTTACTCTGCATCTCGGGAGAGCATCATCCGGCTAGGGAGCAAGGAAGAATTTGAGTCTTGTGAGCTCAGCAACCCAATCAAGATGTACACCAGCGGGCTCGACCGGGTGAGACTCGATGGAGCCGGTGCACTCTACTTCTCTAGTGGTAAGCTTGAGAATTGCCAAAATGGGCTCAAATTGCATGTGCAGGTGGTGCCCCAGGTCGAAGCTGGCGGGCGAGGCAAACAGGTCATGAATGCACAAGAATTGGCAGCAGGGCCCGAGCCATCTGGCTCGACCTATATTACATCATCGACTTTGGTGTTGATTGGGTTTGCTCTACTTTGTTTTGTGGTCCTCTAA